Proteins encoded together in one Candidatus Palauibacter scopulicola window:
- the miaA gene encoding tRNA (adenosine(37)-N6)-dimethylallyltransferase MiaA: MPVIAGPTASGKTAVAIDVARRLNGEIISMDSRQAYRGFAIGTAAPSAGELASAPHHGVGFLDPRERYGAGRFARLAVRWLGEIRARGRVPILAGGTGLFLRALTHPMFEEPPLDAARRAALHAWLDPLEREELARWATRLDPVLAARRRPLDRQRAARTVELALLTGEPLTRWMTRAPADRPPLRTATYVLEWPAPLLRERIERRAAVLIRGGAWPEEVRDLLARGLDGSRAFDALGYADVAALVRGEAGVDETIERVSRATWRYARRQRTWFRHQVPENAVVLPVLDGSTTPEQLARRIVADWRESG; the protein is encoded by the coding sequence GTGCCGGTCATCGCGGGGCCTACCGCCTCGGGCAAGACAGCCGTCGCCATCGATGTCGCGCGCCGGCTGAACGGTGAAATCATCTCCATGGACAGCCGACAGGCGTACCGAGGTTTCGCCATCGGGACCGCGGCGCCGTCCGCCGGCGAACTCGCCTCCGCGCCGCACCACGGTGTCGGCTTTCTCGACCCGCGCGAGCGCTACGGCGCGGGTCGCTTCGCACGCCTGGCGGTCCGCTGGCTCGGCGAGATCCGGGCCCGCGGCCGTGTCCCCATCCTCGCCGGCGGGACGGGATTGTTCCTGCGGGCCCTCACGCACCCGATGTTCGAGGAGCCCCCGCTCGACGCGGCACGCCGCGCGGCGCTGCACGCGTGGCTGGACCCGCTCGAACGCGAGGAACTCGCGCGCTGGGCGACCCGCCTCGACCCGGTGCTGGCCGCGCGGCGGCGTCCGCTCGACCGGCAGCGGGCGGCGCGCACGGTAGAACTCGCGCTCCTGACGGGTGAGCCGCTGACCCGCTGGATGACGCGCGCTCCGGCCGACCGCCCGCCGCTGCGGACCGCGACCTATGTGTTGGAGTGGCCCGCGCCGCTCCTCCGCGAGCGGATCGAACGCCGCGCCGCGGTGTTGATCCGCGGTGGCGCCTGGCCGGAGGAGGTTCGCGACCTGCTGGCGCGCGGCCTGGACGGATCGCGCGCCTTCGACGCGCTGGGCTACGCGGATGTCGCGGCGCTCGTCCGCGGCGAAGCGGGAGTGGACGAGACGATCGAGCGCGTGTCGAGGGCCACCTGGCGCTACGCCCGCCGGCAGCGGACATGGTTCCGCCATCAGGTCCCGGAGAACGCCGTCGTGCTTCCGGTGCTGGACGGGTCGACGACACCGGAGCAACTTGCGCGCCGCATCGTGGCCGACTGGCGCGAATCAGGGTGA
- the mutL gene encoding DNA mismatch repair endonuclease MutL, with amino-acid sequence MNRRGAGGVQILPDHVANQIAAGEVVERPASVVKELAENAVDAGARRVEVALRNGGKTEIRVSDDGSGMNREDAVLALDRHATSKIRSVDDLRSVRSFGFRGEALPSIAAVSRFELHTALSPEEGVRARVDFGRIRSVDDVPRRRGTTVTVRALFHDLPARAKFLRSAAAETRAAGEALVLLALANPAVGFRLESNRRVSMDLAPARDWLGRVGQLWGDLAPTLIPVEDAGGPVRVRGFIQRPDAARARGGRRYTFVNGRPFRDAALLRLVDDAFRTTVMEGVRPSLFLRIETPPAAVDVNVHPAKAEVRFRDRESVEAAVRAAVRAALARLDSTKPLGIPGDAPDAGRGLRTPSGGGVAKPRGEPPAEMPQFALFVSGRDDAGGPGEPGADAGASGQGAETEAPFAGPELWQLHDRYILAATREGLLIVDQHSAHERVLYEEIMARFEAGGGTSQALLFPVTLQFSPPEAEALEDLAGLLARQGFELEPFGERTWILTAAPQPHARFDAEGCLREMVRELAEGSPLVNAARSQHERVAMSMACKGAIKAGEQISPEEARELFDRLFATPLPGHDVHGRPTIVRLSVEELDRRFGRG; translated from the coding sequence GTGAACCGCCGGGGGGCGGGCGGCGTGCAGATCCTGCCCGACCACGTCGCGAACCAGATTGCGGCGGGCGAGGTGGTCGAGCGTCCCGCCTCCGTCGTCAAGGAACTGGCCGAGAACGCGGTCGATGCCGGGGCGCGTCGCGTCGAAGTCGCGCTCCGCAACGGTGGGAAGACCGAGATCCGGGTCTCGGACGACGGGAGCGGGATGAACCGCGAGGACGCCGTGCTCGCCCTGGACCGGCACGCGACGAGCAAGATCCGGAGCGTGGATGACCTGCGAAGCGTCCGCTCCTTCGGCTTCCGCGGCGAGGCGCTGCCCTCCATCGCGGCGGTCAGCCGTTTCGAACTGCACACGGCGCTGAGTCCGGAAGAGGGCGTGCGGGCGCGGGTCGACTTCGGGCGCATCCGCAGCGTGGACGACGTGCCGCGCCGGCGCGGCACGACGGTGACGGTCCGGGCGCTGTTCCACGACCTCCCGGCACGCGCAAAGTTCCTTCGGAGCGCGGCCGCCGAGACGCGGGCCGCGGGCGAGGCCCTCGTGCTCCTCGCGCTCGCGAACCCGGCCGTCGGTTTTCGGCTCGAGTCGAATCGCCGCGTCTCCATGGATCTCGCCCCCGCGCGGGACTGGCTCGGACGGGTCGGACAGCTGTGGGGCGACCTCGCGCCCACGCTCATTCCCGTGGAGGATGCGGGCGGCCCGGTGCGGGTCCGGGGCTTCATCCAGCGGCCCGATGCGGCGCGCGCGAGGGGAGGGCGCCGCTACACCTTCGTGAACGGCCGTCCCTTCCGGGATGCCGCTCTCCTGCGGCTGGTGGACGATGCGTTTCGGACCACGGTCATGGAGGGCGTCCGGCCGAGCCTCTTCCTGCGCATCGAAACGCCGCCCGCAGCGGTGGATGTCAACGTCCATCCGGCCAAGGCGGAGGTGCGTTTCCGCGACCGCGAGAGCGTCGAGGCGGCCGTTCGCGCAGCCGTGCGCGCCGCGCTGGCGCGGCTCGATTCGACGAAGCCGCTGGGCATCCCGGGCGATGCGCCGGACGCTGGGCGGGGCCTTCGAACGCCCTCCGGCGGTGGCGTCGCGAAACCCCGCGGCGAGCCGCCCGCGGAGATGCCGCAGTTCGCGCTCTTCGTCTCCGGGCGGGACGACGCGGGGGGGCCGGGCGAGCCCGGGGCCGACGCCGGCGCGAGCGGGCAGGGGGCCGAGACGGAGGCGCCGTTCGCCGGCCCGGAGCTGTGGCAACTCCACGACCGCTACATCCTGGCCGCGACCCGCGAGGGGCTCCTCATCGTCGACCAGCACTCGGCACACGAGCGAGTGCTTTATGAGGAGATCATGGCGCGCTTCGAAGCCGGAGGGGGCACCTCCCAGGCGCTCCTCTTTCCGGTCACCCTGCAGTTCTCGCCCCCGGAGGCCGAGGCGCTCGAGGATCTCGCCGGATTGCTCGCCCGGCAGGGGTTCGAGCTGGAGCCGTTCGGTGAGCGGACGTGGATCCTGACGGCGGCCCCGCAGCCCCACGCCCGGTTCGACGCCGAGGGCTGCCTGCGGGAGATGGTGCGGGAACTGGCGGAAGGCTCCCCGCTCGTGAACGCGGCGCGCAGCCAGCACGAGCGCGTCGCGATGAGCATGGCGTGCAAGGGAGCGATCAAGGCGGGCGAGCAGATCTCCCCGGAAGAGGCGAGGGAACTTTTCGACCGGTTGTTCGCGACCCCGCTGCCCGGACACGACGTCCACGGCCGCCCGACGATCGTGCGCCTGAGCGTCGAGGAGCTCGACCGGCGGTTCGGCCGAGGGTAG
- a CDS encoding TatD family hydrolase, which produces MTGTGAGTTLFDSHLHLTADRFAPDLGAVVDRARARGVRRMVTVASDPEDAEQAAALAARTPGLWATAGLHPHAADRTSASLLSEIERIAEAPEVVAIGETGLDFHYDNAARRPQLENFEAHLGMAARLGLPVVVHSRSAEAETAERVREYGDGASGVLHCFTGGEALLRAALDADWYVSFSGLITFVPELAEWARAVPADRLLIETDAPYLAPAPRRGRRNEPAYLTHTCERLAEVRGTSFEEAAALTAANARRFYGVEGAA; this is translated from the coding sequence GTGACCGGTACGGGGGCCGGGACGACGCTCTTCGATTCGCACCTTCATCTGACGGCGGACCGCTTCGCCCCCGATCTCGGCGCGGTGGTGGACCGGGCCCGCGCGCGGGGCGTACGCCGGATGGTCACGGTCGCCTCGGACCCCGAGGACGCGGAGCAGGCCGCGGCGCTGGCCGCCCGGACGCCGGGCCTGTGGGCGACGGCGGGGCTCCATCCGCACGCGGCGGACCGGACCTCGGCCTCCCTCCTGAGCGAGATCGAGCGCATCGCCGAAGCCCCTGAAGTCGTCGCGATCGGTGAGACGGGGCTCGACTTCCACTACGACAATGCGGCCCGACGGCCGCAGCTGGAGAACTTCGAGGCCCACCTCGGGATGGCGGCCCGGCTCGGTCTGCCGGTCGTCGTACATTCGCGCTCAGCGGAGGCCGAGACGGCGGAACGGGTGAGAGAGTACGGCGACGGCGCCTCCGGCGTGCTGCACTGCTTCACGGGAGGCGAAGCACTCCTCCGTGCCGCCCTGGATGCGGACTGGTACGTCTCCTTTTCGGGCCTCATCACCTTCGTCCCCGAGTTGGCCGAGTGGGCCCGCGCGGTTCCGGCCGACCGGCTCCTGATCGAGACGGACGCCCCCTACCTCGCGCCCGCCCCCCGCCGCGGACGCCGAAACGAGCCCGCCTACCTTACACACACATGCGAGCGGCTGGCGGAGGTGCGCGGCACATCCTTCGAGGAGGCCGCGGCGCTCACGGCGGCGAACGCGCGCCGCTTCTACGGCGTGGAGGGCGCGGCGTGA
- the secF gene encoding protein translocase subunit SecF, whose product MRVFQNAHYKFLSMRRPAYFASAAIITIGLLSIIFRGGLRTGVEFTGGVLLEVQFTETTDVGQIRDALTAGGTTGVQIQQLRTVGAETYDFLLRVPVGEEEDQNAIRDQIRASLETQYSAGSFEIARGDTLSAKVGDEFQRTAVIAVLLSFLLTLIYLAFRFEWRFGVAAVIATVHDMLITFGFISLFDIEINLATVAAILTIIGYSLNDTIVVFDRVRENLRKKRKEAYDATLNRSLNETLPRTVLTSGTTLIALFSLVVIGGAVIRPFASVLIIGVLIGTYSSIFVASPVLLEIHDRARRRSAIAART is encoded by the coding sequence ATGAGGGTCTTCCAGAACGCGCACTACAAGTTCCTTTCCATGCGCCGGCCGGCGTACTTCGCGTCGGCCGCGATCATCACGATCGGTCTCCTGTCGATCATCTTTCGCGGCGGGCTGCGGACGGGCGTGGAGTTCACGGGCGGCGTCCTGCTCGAGGTGCAGTTCACCGAGACGACCGATGTGGGCCAGATCCGCGACGCATTGACGGCCGGGGGCACGACGGGGGTCCAGATTCAGCAGCTGCGGACGGTCGGAGCGGAGACGTACGACTTTCTGCTGCGCGTGCCCGTCGGGGAGGAAGAGGACCAGAACGCGATCCGGGACCAGATCAGGGCAAGCCTCGAGACGCAGTACTCCGCCGGGAGCTTCGAGATCGCGCGCGGCGATACGTTGAGCGCCAAGGTGGGCGACGAGTTCCAGCGCACGGCGGTCATCGCCGTACTGCTGTCGTTCCTCCTGACCCTGATCTACCTCGCCTTCCGTTTCGAGTGGCGGTTCGGCGTCGCCGCCGTCATCGCGACCGTGCACGACATGCTCATCACATTCGGGTTCATCTCGCTGTTCGACATCGAGATCAACCTCGCGACCGTCGCCGCAATTCTCACGATCATCGGCTATTCGCTCAACGACACGATCGTCGTCTTCGACCGCGTGCGGGAGAATCTCAGAAAGAAGCGGAAGGAAGCGTACGACGCGACGCTCAACCGCAGCCTGAACGAGACGCTGCCCCGCACGGTCCTCACCAGCGGCACGACGCTGATCGCGCTGTTCTCGCTGGTCGTCATCGGGGGCGCCGTGATTCGGCCCTTCGCGAGCGTGCTCATCATCGGCGTGCTCATCGGGACGTATTCGTCGATCTTCGTCGCGTCTCCCGTTCTCCTCGAGATTCACGACCGGGCGCGCCGGCGCTCCGCGATCGCCGCCCGCACCTAG
- the secD gene encoding protein translocase subunit SecD, giving the protein MPETIVDEVTGESERVWPLKLGLDLQGGMQLTVEIYDPEGALSGEDLDDAVDRTLTTIRNRIDEFGVREPTIQRSGNRIIIELAGVDNPEQAKRIATETAFMEFKIVTDGQEFMDALERIDRAIVNAVGIENLQVTTLEAEPEVDLSDILGGAADSAVAEDAANEEGAAEAEDSADGADGDDPAGDSLATGEEAVDAVDEATARPLSALLGQGRILGEYLVPQEDQPTAAAWLELEGVREALPRGVTLHWGVEQVGAGAGSYVPLYVLEAEPLITGDMLQDAGPANRDPTFNQPIVPFETTRRGSRVFERGTARNIGQNMAIVLDDRVQSYAVIRSVLSRRAQIELTPGASFQEAQELALVLRAGALPMPIEVVEERNVSASLGEDSIRQGRTAFIIGIVGVIIVMMIYYRAAGILAVGALLTYVIFMLGGLAGLEATLTLPGIAGLILSIGMAVDANVLIFERVREELAAGKTPRTAVDAGFGNALSAIVDANLTTLITGIILFQFGTGAVQGFAVTLCIGILASFFSAIYVTRTLFIMYLNRRGSRESVSI; this is encoded by the coding sequence GTGCCCGAGACCATCGTCGACGAAGTGACGGGCGAGTCCGAGCGGGTCTGGCCGCTCAAGCTCGGACTGGATCTGCAGGGCGGCATGCAACTCACGGTCGAGATCTACGACCCCGAGGGCGCCCTCAGCGGTGAGGATCTTGACGATGCGGTCGACCGCACGCTCACGACGATTCGGAACCGGATCGACGAGTTCGGCGTCCGCGAGCCGACGATCCAGCGCTCCGGCAACCGCATCATCATCGAGCTCGCGGGGGTCGACAACCCGGAGCAGGCGAAGCGGATCGCCACGGAGACCGCGTTCATGGAGTTCAAGATCGTCACGGACGGTCAGGAGTTCATGGACGCCCTGGAGCGGATCGACCGCGCGATCGTGAACGCGGTGGGGATCGAGAACCTCCAGGTCACCACGCTGGAGGCCGAGCCGGAAGTCGACCTCAGCGACATCCTCGGCGGCGCCGCCGATTCCGCCGTGGCGGAGGATGCGGCCAACGAGGAAGGCGCGGCCGAAGCCGAGGATTCGGCCGACGGGGCCGACGGAGATGATCCGGCCGGCGATTCGCTCGCGACCGGGGAGGAGGCTGTCGACGCCGTGGATGAAGCCACCGCGCGGCCGCTCTCGGCGCTGCTCGGACAGGGACGGATCCTCGGCGAGTATCTCGTGCCGCAGGAGGATCAGCCTACTGCGGCGGCGTGGCTGGAACTCGAGGGCGTCCGGGAAGCGCTCCCCCGCGGCGTCACGCTCCATTGGGGAGTGGAGCAGGTCGGGGCGGGCGCGGGATCCTACGTGCCGCTCTACGTGCTCGAGGCGGAACCGCTCATCACCGGCGACATGCTCCAGGATGCCGGGCCGGCGAACCGCGACCCGACCTTCAACCAGCCGATCGTTCCGTTCGAGACGACGCGGCGCGGCTCGCGGGTCTTCGAGCGCGGCACGGCGCGCAACATCGGCCAGAACATGGCCATCGTCCTCGACGACCGGGTCCAGAGCTACGCCGTCATCCGCAGCGTTCTGAGCCGGCGCGCCCAGATCGAACTCACCCCCGGAGCGTCCTTCCAGGAGGCCCAGGAACTCGCGCTCGTCCTTCGGGCCGGCGCGCTGCCCATGCCGATCGAGGTCGTCGAGGAGCGCAACGTGAGCGCCTCGCTCGGCGAAGACTCCATCCGGCAGGGCCGCACGGCCTTCATCATCGGGATCGTCGGCGTGATCATCGTCATGATGATCTACTACCGGGCGGCGGGAATCCTCGCCGTCGGAGCGCTGCTCACGTACGTCATCTTCATGCTGGGCGGTCTGGCCGGCCTCGAAGCGACGCTCACGCTGCCGGGCATTGCGGGTCTCATCCTCTCCATCGGAATGGCGGTGGATGCGAACGTCCTCATCTTCGAACGGGTGCGCGAGGAGCTCGCGGCCGGGAAGACGCCGCGCACGGCGGTGGACGCGGGATTCGGCAACGCCCTGTCGGCGATCGTGGACGCGAACCTCACCACGCTCATCACCGGGATCATCCTCTTCCAGTTCGGGACCGGCGCGGTGCAGGGCTTCGCGGTCACGCTCTGCATCGGGATCCTCGCGTCGTTCTTCTCCGCGATCTACGTGACGCGGACGCTCTTCATCATGTACCTGAACCGACGCGGCTCCCGGGAGTCCGTAAGCATATAG
- a CDS encoding SLC13 family permease, with translation MADNRSEDRSGKRSRGQRIGLWLGPLLFLLMLLLDLEPGRPEVTRMAAVAVLMATWWITDAIPLFATALLPLFLFPVLGIERTGETAPIYFNSTIVLFLGGFMIALTMEKWDVHRRIALWVIRAVGGGPARIVLGFMLAAAFLSMWISNTATAIMMVPVGLAVILRMEEQFGRGRTRAFSVSIMLGIAYACSAGGIATLVGTPPNLSLQRIFAITFPDAPHISFGVWFVMALPIAALMLVFAWILITRVFFRVPDDVSVDREVVESEMRKLGPVAFEERAILAVFATTALLWVFRAPIEIGRLTIPGWSSLLPYGHLIDDGTVAITMACVLFLVPTRSPGAKTATVMGPGVVRRLPWNIVLLFGGGFALAHGFQTTGLARFVGEGFSGLSTVPPLVLIFVICLAMTFLTELTSNTATTEMVLPIFAAVAVATGVHPLLLMVPATLSASCAFMMPVATPPNAVVFGSNRVRIAEMARVGLFLNLIGAIVITLIFRALGPLLFGIEPGVLPDWAHLGS, from the coding sequence ATGGCAGACAACCGTTCGGAGGACAGGTCCGGGAAGCGCTCGCGCGGCCAGCGCATCGGGCTGTGGCTCGGACCGCTCCTCTTCCTGCTGATGCTCCTGCTCGACCTCGAGCCGGGACGGCCCGAGGTCACCCGCATGGCGGCGGTGGCCGTCCTCATGGCCACATGGTGGATCACCGACGCGATTCCCCTTTTCGCCACCGCGCTGCTTCCGCTCTTCCTGTTCCCGGTCCTCGGAATCGAACGGACCGGGGAGACGGCGCCCATCTACTTCAACAGCACCATCGTCCTCTTCCTCGGCGGCTTCATGATCGCGCTCACGATGGAGAAGTGGGACGTGCACCGGCGTATCGCCCTCTGGGTCATCCGCGCGGTGGGCGGCGGCCCCGCGCGCATCGTGCTCGGCTTCATGCTGGCGGCGGCCTTCCTCTCCATGTGGATCTCGAACACGGCCACCGCGATCATGATGGTCCCGGTCGGACTGGCCGTCATCCTCCGCATGGAGGAGCAGTTCGGTCGTGGCCGGACGCGCGCCTTCTCCGTGTCGATCATGCTCGGGATCGCGTACGCCTGCTCCGCCGGCGGGATCGCCACGCTGGTCGGCACGCCGCCGAACCTCTCCCTCCAGCGCATCTTCGCGATCACCTTCCCGGACGCCCCGCACATCTCCTTCGGTGTGTGGTTCGTCATGGCGCTCCCGATCGCGGCGCTCATGCTCGTCTTCGCGTGGATCCTCATCACGCGGGTCTTCTTCCGCGTGCCCGACGACGTCTCGGTCGACCGTGAAGTCGTGGAGTCGGAGATGCGGAAGCTCGGCCCGGTGGCCTTCGAGGAACGGGCGATCCTCGCCGTCTTCGCGACGACGGCCCTGCTGTGGGTGTTCCGCGCGCCGATCGAGATCGGCCGGCTCACGATCCCGGGGTGGTCGTCGCTCCTGCCCTACGGCCACCTGATCGACGACGGCACCGTCGCGATCACGATGGCCTGCGTTCTCTTCCTCGTGCCGACGCGGTCGCCCGGCGCAAAGACCGCCACGGTCATGGGGCCCGGCGTGGTGCGACGGCTCCCGTGGAACATCGTGCTGCTGTTCGGAGGAGGCTTCGCGCTCGCGCACGGCTTCCAGACCACGGGGCTGGCGCGGTTCGTCGGGGAGGGGTTCAGCGGGTTGTCGACCGTGCCGCCGCTCGTGCTGATCTTCGTCATCTGCCTCGCGATGACGTTCCTCACCGAACTCACGTCGAATACGGCCACGACGGAGATGGTGCTCCCGATCTTCGCGGCCGTGGCCGTCGCCACCGGCGTTCACCCGCTCCTGCTGATGGTGCCGGCGACGCTCTCCGCCTCGTGCGCCTTCATGATGCCGGTGGCAACGCCGCCCAACGCCGTGGTGTTCGGGAGCAACCGGGTGAGGATCGCGGAGATGGCGCGGGTGGGGCTGTTCCTCAACCTCATCGGCGCGATCGTCATCACGCTGATCTTCCGCGCCCTGGGGCCGCTCCTGTTCGGGATCGAACCCGGCGTCCTGCCCGACTGGGCGCACCTGGGCTCGTAG
- a CDS encoding nuclear transport factor 2 family protein: MRIRTLAPFALALTVACGGAETEEAAMAEETTEAMDDAPAMSDAEAAMTEITDYYETHFNMGHGSMVGDRYSEDGLLWSASGAMVHGSAAVGAALQARIDAEGSQLAIHPGETMGFGDQIVSRGHYVLTGTVDGAEVRNSGYYMAVAENVDGAWSLKGVVSNYDTPDQSMSAGPAMEMPEGMGGDLIQASGDYFATHYNMGHASMVANTFTENAVAMMPGERAREGRAAVEEGLQAMFDAGVTFSGISGWSAHELDEGHVVGIGTYGTEGPDGAGGGHFAGLYSRGEDGGLMLHWLVMGAHASGM, encoded by the coding sequence GCACCCTGGCCCCCTTTGCCCTGGCTCTGACCGTCGCCTGCGGCGGGGCGGAGACGGAAGAAGCCGCGATGGCGGAGGAGACGACGGAGGCGATGGACGACGCCCCGGCCATGTCCGACGCCGAAGCGGCGATGACGGAAATCACCGATTACTACGAGACTCATTTCAACATGGGTCACGGCAGCATGGTCGGTGATCGCTACTCGGAGGACGGACTCCTATGGAGCGCCTCCGGCGCCATGGTCCACGGGAGCGCGGCGGTCGGCGCTGCCCTCCAGGCGCGGATCGACGCGGAAGGGTCGCAGCTCGCGATCCATCCGGGAGAGACGATGGGCTTCGGCGACCAGATCGTTTCGCGCGGCCACTACGTCCTCACCGGAACGGTGGACGGGGCGGAGGTCCGCAACTCCGGGTACTACATGGCGGTGGCCGAGAACGTGGACGGCGCATGGTCGCTCAAGGGGGTCGTGAGCAACTACGACACGCCCGACCAGTCGATGTCCGCCGGCCCGGCGATGGAGATGCCCGAGGGGATGGGCGGCGACCTCATCCAGGCGAGCGGCGACTACTTCGCCACCCACTACAACATGGGGCACGCCTCGATGGTCGCGAACACCTTCACGGAGAACGCGGTTGCGATGATGCCGGGCGAGCGGGCCCGCGAGGGTCGCGCGGCCGTGGAGGAAGGGCTGCAGGCCATGTTCGACGCGGGCGTGACGTTCAGCGGGATCAGCGGCTGGTCCGCGCACGAACTGGACGAGGGCCACGTGGTCGGCATCGGCACGTACGGCACCGAGGGTCCGGACGGGGCCGGCGGCGGCCACTTCGCGGGGCTCTACTCGCGAGGCGAGGACGGGGGTCTCATGCTGCACTGGCTCGTGATGGGAGCGCACGCCTCCGGCATGTAA